AGACGGGCAGAAGAAGCAGGGAAAACGCCGCAACAATTTGTCGATGACATCGTGTCTACCATTCGTGCGTTGTGGGACCGTCTGGATATTTCCTACAATGATTTCATTCGTACGACAGAGTCTCGGCATAAAACGGTGGTTCAGAAGATTTTTCAAAAACTTCTTGACCAAGGGGATATTTATCTTTCCGAATATGAGGGATTGTATTGTACACCTTGTGAATCTTTTTGGACAGAACGGCAAGCGCCCGATCAGAAATGTCCGGATTGCGGCAGACCTGTCGAATGGGTCAAAGAACAGAGTTATTTTTTCCGGATGAGCCATTATGTCGATCGATTGCTGGAATATTATGAGGCGAATCCTGATTTTATTCAACCTGCTTCAAGAAAAAACGAAATGATCAATAATTTTATAAAACCGGGGCTCGAAGATTTGTGTGTGTCGCGAACGACCTTTGCATGGGGAATTCCAGTGCCGAACGATCCAAAGCATGTCGTGTATGTGTGGCTGGATGCCCTGACAAACTATATTACCGCATTAGGATATCTCTCGGATGACGAAGAGCTGGAGGAAAAGTTTCAAAAGTTTTGGCCTGCGGATGTGCACGTAGTCGGAAAAGAAATCGTACGTTTTCATACCATATACTGGCCGATTATGTTAATGGCATTGGATTTGCCATTGCCCAAAAAAGTGTTTGCACATGGATGGCTTTTAATGAAAGACGGCAAAATGTCAAAGTCGAAAGGGAATGTGATCGATCCGAATGTATTGATCGATCGATATGGCTGTGATGCCATTCGCTATTTCTTATTGCGGGAAATTCCTTTTGGAGCGGATGGCGTGTATACACATGAATCGCTTTTGCATCGGTTAAATTTCGATTTGGCGAACGATTTGGGCAATTTGCTGAATCGTACGGTAGCAATGGTTGAAAAATATACGGGTGGTCCATTGCCGGCCTGTTACGATCTGTCAGAAGTAGATGCAAATTTACGTTCCGTTGCACAAGAAACCATTCAAAAAGTGGAAGAGGCAATGGATCAAATGCATTTTTCCAACGCGTTGACGGCGATTTGGCAGTTTGTCCACCGCACCAATCGTTATATTGATGAAACTGCACCATGGGTGTTGGCGAAGAACCCTGAGAATCAGGAACGTTTGCAGACCGTTTTGTATCATTTGGTAGAATCATTACGCATTGTCAGTATCGTACTCCAGCCATTCATGACACAGTGCCCAAAAGAAATGTGGCTGCAATTGGGTATTGAAGCAGGGGAAGATACGACTTGGGAGAGCACGAAGGAATTTGGACGACTGAGGAGTGACGGGAAGCGGGTGGCAAAGGGCGCTCCTCTTTTTCCAAGACTCGATGTGGAAGAAGAAATTCATGCATTAACAGATAAAAAGGAGAACCAGGGAATGTCTGAGGCAACGGCAGGGAATCAAGCACTAACTCAGAATCAAGGGGAAGAAGCAAAGATCAAGAACGTCTCAGAAGCTGCAGACGCAGAACAATCAATGATTTCCATTGATGATTTTGCCAAAGTAGAACTTCGGGTGGCGGAAGTGATTGCCGCAGAGAAAATTGAAAAAGCGGATAAATTATTAAAATTGCAGTTGGATTTGGGAGCGGAGACACGTCAAGTCGTTTCAGGAATCGCAAAATATTATCAGCCGGAACAATTAATCGGTCAAAAAGTCATTGTCGTTACCAATTTAAAACCGGTAAAATTGCGCGGAGTC
Above is a window of Fodinisporobacter ferrooxydans DNA encoding:
- the metG gene encoding methionine--tRNA ligase, coding for MGQGVHSNNNTFYITTPIYYPSDKLHIGHAYTTVACDAMARYKRLRGYDTWFLTGTDEHGQKIERRAEEAGKTPQQFVDDIVSTIRALWDRLDISYNDFIRTTESRHKTVVQKIFQKLLDQGDIYLSEYEGLYCTPCESFWTERQAPDQKCPDCGRPVEWVKEQSYFFRMSHYVDRLLEYYEANPDFIQPASRKNEMINNFIKPGLEDLCVSRTTFAWGIPVPNDPKHVVYVWLDALTNYITALGYLSDDEELEEKFQKFWPADVHVVGKEIVRFHTIYWPIMLMALDLPLPKKVFAHGWLLMKDGKMSKSKGNVIDPNVLIDRYGCDAIRYFLLREIPFGADGVYTHESLLHRLNFDLANDLGNLLNRTVAMVEKYTGGPLPACYDLSEVDANLRSVAQETIQKVEEAMDQMHFSNALTAIWQFVHRTNRYIDETAPWVLAKNPENQERLQTVLYHLVESLRIVSIVLQPFMTQCPKEMWLQLGIEAGEDTTWESTKEFGRLRSDGKRVAKGAPLFPRLDVEEEIHALTDKKENQGMSEATAGNQALTQNQGEEAKIKNVSEAADAEQSMISIDDFAKVELRVAEVIAAEKIEKADKLLKLQLDLGAETRQVVSGIAKYYQPEQLIGQKVIVVTNLKPVKLRGVESNGMILAASEGDQLVLATVPAGIPLGAKVK